The window accatcttcttcttctcttttctttttgcgGGGGAAGAGTAAAACCATCTTCAGCTTCAACAGATCACAACAACTCCTTCATTTCCTTGACAAGTTAATTTTTAGCccttttttctcaaaaaaaaaactgatTTTCTTAAAAATCCTAACGTTTAACTTCGTTTTATCAATGAAGTTCGAGACATACACATCAATTCAAATCTACGAGATTAAACAACAGTGAAAAATTTAGAGAACATGCATACCATGGCCCCACCGGATGCGCGAATTGGTCGTCAGATGCAACTGGAGACCACTATAGAACTATTATTAGTGATGATCAGTCAAAAGGTGATATGGAGGGCATGGGGCAATTGCAACGAGCATATATTCCGAATTGGTAAACTTCCAATCCAAAGTTTATAAAGAGGAGGACAAGCGGAATATATTCCAAACTATCGTTTTGTTAGATGTGAGTGAGGTAATGGTGGGGTTCGCAACAAGATTAGATGTGATTACTGGTAAACATGGTTGTGGGGGGGTGACTTCATATCATGGCGCTTTACACACACCGACGTGTTCAGTACAAATTTACTGATCAAATGATACATAGAAGCTACCCTACTCGTACTGATAATATTCCCTGTGAGCAAAGGATCACTTTGTGTGAGTGCTGCACTTGTTTATTTTGGACTTATTAATCTGCTTGGCTCGGCGACAGACTATTCGGGAGACGAATTTGGGAGGACCGTGGCCATAATAATTGGGATCTTGGCCGGGCTAGCACTCCTGGTGGTGTTCATCTCTTTCCTCACCAAAGCATGTAAGTCCTCTAAATTATGTCAGACCAAACTTTAGTTTTTCTTTTCTACCAAACTTCAGTTGTGATTGTTGGGGTTTTCTCACCCAAGCCCAGAAATGAGAAAAGGAAGAGGAGGTTACCGCATCAAGTACCGTCGGGCACAGTTAACCATTTTTCCAATGCAATGCAGGCTAGAAGCCCACACGGCCCAGGTTACATCCAGCTACAGCATTAGAGACTAGAGGAGCAGGACGACAACATGGCATCAGAAGTTCAAGGAAAAACCCAGCAAAGGCTGCACATTCGCACTTCCATAGATCCACTGATCTTCAAGTTGTCTCAGAAGTATTGCCTCGGTTTTTCCTATTTTACTTTGAGAGAGGAAACTGCTCTTGAATAATTAAGACAAGAAAGAGAGGTCTGCTTGTGAACGCATTACTTGGTTGTTCAGCTAACCACACACCATGCACGATTAATAGTACGTGGTATAATATACATCACACAGCTAAAGCAACGTACATGGCCACATTCTTATATAGTCGGCCTAAAGGTTATTTTGATGATGATACACTACTAATAGCCCCATACAATACTACATATTCACATAAGCCGAGGACAAGTAACAACATACTAGCATGCACCTCAGCAGGTTGGTTGATCAAGCGCTGTACCCTTGGATCAACGTGCTCCATCTCGCGGAGTTCTGAACGCCGCAAGCACCGATGCTTGCTTCCTTCATCGTTGTGCCGGAAACACCATTGTTGCATATATTTGCGAAAGCTCGCATGTGCTTCATACCGTACTGAGTGAGCGATCCGCAATGAGACTCGAAGATCCGCACCTGAAGAAGCCGCTCAAGAGTCAAATCATCATCAACATTAAATTGACTGAGCTGAAACTATGCAGGTGTACACAACACAAGAGTCTCCTACTTACCATCCTCTTCAGGCAATCCCAGTCGTCCACTAGAGGCTTCCCAGAAGGTCTGACAGCTTGAAGCTCCGAAGGTCCATTCTCGAAGCCAAATAGGAGCTTCCCAATAAAATCAATGCTGTTGTCAAGATGCTTCCTGTGGGCGACTGTCTCACTGATCTCCCTCAGAACGTTCGCCTTCTCTTTAGACTTTTCATGTAGCAGCTCATACTGAAACCAAACCAAAATACCTTCAGCTAACATAGGCACATAAGGCAGAGGCTGATACTAAACAAAAATACTAATCAATCGCAGACACAGTGCTATAGGTTCCGATGCAAGTAGCTCACTAGTAAGTACAACTAAAATGGAGAATTTCCTGTAAACAAGAAATAGCAACTGATATATCAAGTGTAGACAACAAATCATCAATGGACCTAAGAAACACAAAATAGTGAGATATGACATCCCCTGACATAAGAATGCTACAAACCTACCCAAGATATTTTAGATGGTTCCAAATAAGAACCAGTATAACGCACAAATAACGTATCAACCTCAACTTTTCATGCTAGTTTAATCTCTTGCACAAGGGAAAATGTAACAAAAAGCTCAAATCGATAGACAGTAGACTGCTTAGTTGAGGTAAATCATCCTTCTGAAACAGAAGTCTATTACTGCAATTAGTGTTGAAGAGGTTAGCAAACCAACTGAAAGACTTCATAACACTGAAACATACCCTCCTCCACAAGAAAAGAAGATCTGCGTCTCTTTGGTTGATTGCAGCCTTTGGGGCTTGCAAAAATAGCTTGTTTGTAATGTTGGTGTTTGCAGGATTGAAACCTTGATAAAGGTAAAGCTTCTCATCCTTGAAGGTCTTGTCGCCATACTCCATAACATGAGAACCGGCACTATAGCTGTTCATGTCTGAGGTTCGCTTCTTTACCTGCACATGAAACTTTCAGTACCAGGACCTTTACAATTACAAATGACAATGGTAAAAAGGCAAATAAATCCGCACCACTTCATACTGCTTCTTGATTGTCTCCTCCTTCAGATTATTAGTCTCACTGTAAAATAGCATGGAGATAACCAAACACGTCATTAAGTGAATGCTTAGCATACAAACAGATTCTTCAGCAGACTTGTGTAATCTGGATTCGCAGGTTCTATGTCATGTACTTCAGAACTAAAGGAAGGAATGGACATGACTTGTTACAAAATCCTCCTCGAGGAACTATGCAGTGCAAAGTAATGCAACCAAAATATAACTCATCAGCTGCTGGTCGTTGTACCCTATTCTGCTAAACACTGGTACTCTGTAAATTAATCTTGCCATTGTGAATTTAGGTTACGAGTTACAGACCTGTCTTCCATCCAAGAAATACTGTAGAGATCACCTAAGCAGGTAATATACTCAGAAGGAGGCGATGGTTCCATTCCTGGGCAGTATGTACCCCAGCTGCTTTCTTCTGCATTAGATGCTGTTGTGACATAAATATTGAGGTCTGCAGGCATCAAACCCTCAAAAATACTGCCACTTTCACAAGCTTCCACATATATAACCTGCCAATTATAGCACTGATTTCAGTCAAACAGGCCACGGTTACCACAAACAAGTAACTATGGGCAGCATTACCATTTTTGCATAGGTATTGGATGCATGTTTTTCTTGTAAGACCTTGATAAAATCAGCAGCATAGAGATATGGCAGGTTGGGCATACCTGAAACTTGCAAAAGTCAATACACAAGATGAACAAAACTAACTAATACAACAAAGCAGCGGGTATAACTTCCACACACCAAGGACTCCGGGACCCCCGTGATCTGAGTAGTAGATAAATATATGGTCATTTGGTTTGCTATCTATGACCTTCTTACTCCCTCCAGTGACCGCAGTTTTGTTGCCCAAGAGAACTGCATAGAAGTTCTTAGCAGTAACTGCCTCTCCGGTGTAGTCCTGAAATTATAATGCATATCTTCATCGAACTTGAGAGAAGGGCAATAGATATGTTCTGTACTTCTACCATACACAATTCTTAAGCCATATGAAGCTCAAAAAGAACATGCCGATATTGAACTATTTCTTTTGTGTCTTGATGCAGTGATAGTTAAGTTTCTGTAGAACAGTCCTACAAGTACACCGAAACACACACAGCCCCCACAACCAGGGGCATAGCCAAGCCCCAGGTTGCCCGGGCAGGGGCCTGAGGCGTAAAAGGCACGTGCTGTAATTGACGAAGCCAAACAACTTAACTGGCGAAATCAATAGACTGCAAGGGAACAACCTACATAGAAGTATTCGCCTAACAGCATGCCTGTTTATTCCCCATGAATATATTAGTGATTCCCATCAGGATTCAGGAGACAAAAATAATGGTAAGACTGTCATCATGTAAGTAGctaatagctactccctccgttcctaaatatttgtcttttagagatttcaaatggactaccacatacagatgtatatagacatattttagagtgtagattcactcattttgctccatatgtagtcacttgttgaaatctctagaaagaaaatatttaggaacggagggagtagaacacaAAATAAGTTACTCACAATGTTGAGGCTGAGTTATGAATGCACACAACAGCATACATTAGCCCACATGCAATGCTATTTTGGAGATTTTGCTACATTCTAATTTTAAATTTCTCCTGACAATATTTCATATCTTAGTAAATCTAAAATTGTTCTTCTGCGAACTACTCCCACCGGAcctaatataagcctttttagagaatccaatatggactacatacagagcaaaatgagtgaatcaacactctaaaatatgtctatataatccgtatgtagttcgtattgaaatctataaaagggcttatatttaggaacagagggagtacttaattTAATAATTTTGAATATACACGATTAAATGTAATATAATATCATACAAACTAGCTCATGGAAATGCGTTGGTTGATGACTAGTGATCCTAAtgttcaactccaagttaagctcgcAGGTCATACCTTTGGAACGCCAGCATATACATCTTCGCCCTCTGGGTGATTGATGATAACCCCTGGCCTCGGGTTGAGAAGGTTGTTGGCAATGTCATCATACATAAACACCACGATGTTCTCCTCTTTTACGCCTCCTTTTCTCAATATCTGGTAGGCATGGCATATATCGGCCTGCAACAGCAACACACCAAGAATAAATCAAGAGTTCAACAAATGGTCCACGAAACATAGCTACTTCATGGTATCTCCTTAGTTTCGAACCAAAGCAACATGTAAGCACACATTATTTTACCCAAATAATAAGTGCCACATGTGTGGCACGAAGCACTCGGCCCTGATGTTTtttacaactaaagttgccatccgaAAACCAAAAACAAAACTGAAACTTGTCATCCGAAAAGAAGTTGCCATCCTCGCATTCCTAAACATGCCATAAAAAACATTCGGAGTTGCCATGTGTTTGTGCCAAACGTGTGGGTGTGGCACTTATCAGGGTCCTTGTTTTACCCACAGGCAAAATGTTCAATCAGGCTTTCAAGACTGCTACAAAATTCCAGTGTACACTAGTGATCTGATCAAAGGTGCAAGTATCCACATAATGAAATCTAGCTCTTATTTCTTTTGTCATCTAAATTCTGTCCAGCATCACCATTATTTTTCAGTGGCAAAATTTATCTCGTTTCTACCCTAACACAGAAAATCAGAAACCATTTCCCCATTATGAATCAAGTTGCTACCGACACTGAATCTCTCCTGAAaagatcaagagaagaagcaaaacaAAACATCACTGTCTGGAGCTTCCTAACAAACAGACAACTGCAGTTGGGGGTAGCAGGATACGAATTAGACCATCAAATGTCCCTATTTGGAGATTCTTGTGATTCTTAAGTATAGTTATCTAGGAAAACCTTGGGAGTTGTCAAGTTCTGCACCTGCCGCCGAGTACCAACNNNNNNNNNNNNNNNNNNNNNNNNNNNNNNNNNNNNNNNNNNNNNNNNNNNNNNNNNNNNNNNNNNNNNNNNNNNNNNNNNNNNNNNNNNNNNNNNNNNNNNNNNNNNNNNNNNNNNNNNNNNNNNNNNNNNNNNNNNNNNNNNNNNNNNNNNNNNNNNNNNNNNNNNNNNNNNNNNNNNNNNNNNNNNNNNNNNNNNNNNNNNNNNNNNNNNNNNNNNNNNNNNNNNNNNNNNNNNNNNNNNNNNNNNNNNNNNNNNNNNNNNNNNNGGAGAGTTAAGCTTTGAGCTTTTGGGTCACCGATCAACCCATGACCGCCAAAATTGAACATGTAAAACTCCAAATCTGCGATCTCCAACTTCTCAACAGCAATAATATCGGCAATATTCAGAACTGCGCACTGATTGCCGCAAGAGAACTTCCACAAACCGCCAATCCTTCAGCTGTCACGCTCATCTCGTTTCCAGCCAAATCGAACTACGTACGCAACAACAACAACGCACGCATCACCACGCCGATGATCTCCGACTGCGGTCAGCTGCTCACCTGGTGCCTGTAGTTTCCGTAGCCGGAGGATCCGGCGACGAGTACCGCCCACCTCGTCCCGACGCCGTCCTCCCCCTTCTCGGAGCTCTCGTCGCCCGTGGCGGGCTCCTCCTCCCCCGGCATCCGGATCACCGGGTCCCACTTCCCCTTCGAGGCGTCGGCCGCCGCACACAGCAGCAGGAGCAACGCGAAGCACCACCGCGGCGCCATCGGTCTGCGCAGGTGAGGTCGCAGTAGCACTACTGTCTAAGAGCACCGCGCGGGGGAGCCGGAACGTACGGGCGAGAAGAGCGGCGCGGGGTGCGGGGTAAAGTAGGCGCCGCGCCGCGCCCACGCCGCCATGCAGGGAGGGCGAGCAGCCTGGAGAGCGGACGCGTGGGGCGTGGGGTGCCAGGTGGTGGTGCGGCTCGTCGCCTTTCGGCGGCGGCGTCGTCTCCCCCCGGTCAACAAGCCCAAGCGAAACATGGGCAGGGCCGGCCCAATAAGCAAGGCTTCGACGGAGTCgttgtttgtctcaaaaaaaaaaagacggAGTCGTTGTACATTGTACGCTTTCTCAATGCGTAAAACGTAATAAGGAAGTACGTAACGGAAGTCCACGACGCATCGGCTCGTCCGGTCGCTGCAGTGGCCGTGGGAAGGTTCCGGAACCCTTGAGCGAGCGAGCTCGGCCCGGCCCCGGTCTTTAGTAGAAAACTCTGCTGCTGCTCCGCCTTAATCCCCATCTAACCCCAGGGTTTGTCCTCCTCCACCCAGCCGCCAAACCTTCTCGAAGCTTCCCCGGCCCGCCCCCGATCCGATCGGACCGCCCGCCCGCCATGGCCGACGAGGCGAAGGCCAAAGGTAATGCGGCCTTCTCGGCCGGCCGCTTCGAGGAGGCGGCGGGGCACTTCTCCGACGCCATCGCGCTCGCCCCCGCCAACCACGTGCTATACTCCAACCGCTCGGCGGCGCTCGCCTCGATCCACCGCTACTCCGACGCGCTCGCCGACGCCGAGAAGACCGTCGAGCTcaagcccgactgggccaagggctacTCGCGCCTCGGCGCCGCCCACCTCGGTCTCGGCGatgccgccagcgccgccgccgcctacgAGAAGGGCCTCGCCCTCGATCCCAGCAACGAGGGCCTCAAGGCCGGCCTCGCTGACGCCAAGAAGGCCgcggccgccccgccgcgccgcgcGCCGTCTGGTGGCGCCGACGCGATCGGCCAGATGTTCCAGGGCCCCGAGCTCTGGACCAAGATCGCTTCCGACCCCGCTACGCGCGCCTACCTCGACCAGCCGGACTTCATGCAGATGCTGCGGGAGGTGCAGCGGAATCCCAGCAGCCTCAACACGTACCTGTCCGACCCGCGCATGATGCAGGTGCTCAGCCTCATGCTTAACATCAAGATCCAGACGCCCCAGGACTCCGATTTCCCGCAGTCTTCCTCGCCGTCGCAGCCgccgcagcagcagaagcagcagcCCGAGACAAAGGCGAGGGAGATGGAGCCTGAGCCACAACCGGAGCCGATGGAGGTGTCTGATGAGGAGAAGGAGCGGAAGGAGAGGAAAGctgctgctctgaaggagaaggaggCAGGGAATGCATCCTACAAGAAGAAGGACTTCGAGACGGCGATCCAGCATTACACAAAGGCCTTGGAACTTGATGACGAGGACATCTCCTACCTCACTAACCGAGCAGCGGTGTACATCGAAATGGGCAAGGTGAGGTTTATTGTACAGATTCCATGCCTTAAAAGTTAAGGATCTGATCTTCAGTTCACCCCTACTGTGTATATGATTGGTTGCTACACTGTAAGCATTGGTAGTAGTAGTTGACTATCGGGCAATTAGGTCATGGCACGTGCTGCATATATATAGTGACTAGCAGTTGAGGGGATCAGCGGTTTGATTGATGTGCTAAACTGATGAACATCAAGGTAAGATGGTCTGGGTTCTAGATACAAGAGGTTTTGGGGACTAATAGGACAATTGAAAGAGGCCTAAAACTAACCATAAGTATATGTGCTATATTCCCATCCCACAAAATCGTTTCACGGTTCCCCCTAAAATGATTTTGTGAGAACTGACTCGCCCCGGGAGGAACAGGTCCGCTATCACATACTGCAAATTTTAAaacatagatcatacatatttcccGCTACAAATACATAGATAAACTTACATCTAATAGATAGGGAGGCGGTGGCTCAATTGTTGACGCCAAGGAAGAACGCTTCTGCCGACCTGCGGCAAGCGTGGGCGTAGGCGTGTCCTCCTTTGCCGCGGGAGATGCCCTATAACCTTGCCGGCCCGCATAATTCCGGCTGATATAGCGTTTTTTCGTGTTTTGTGGCCCGAACAGGTCCACTATATTTAGCCCGGCCCGTAAAAATTATACAAGCGGCCAGCAGAACCGCACTTTGGCCGCTATATCTACCAGACGACATGCGCTTTGGGTTCCCGTCTTGCATTTCCTCTGCTGCTAGCCGCCACTACCTTTCTCTCTACGGCGAGCGATTCCACCCCATGCAAAGCTTTTTTCTAACGATCGATGGCGGGATCCGCACACAGGCGTGGTTTGTCACTGCCGCGCAAGATCTTCCACGACAACGTGGAGGCCGGCAGCTCCCTCCTCCCCCCGTCGAGGCTTGACAGTCCCAACAAGCCACTTGGGCCCACTTCAAACGCCTCCACGAGGAGTTCTACCCGCACACCGATGCGGAGAAGGGGCCGTCGACAGGCTCGCCGCGGCGAAGGAGGAGCACACCTTCGCCCACTCTTGCCGCCAGTCGGTGGAGGCGTTCTTCCTCGGCGTCCAGCACTGAGCCACCGCAGCTCCCACACTTAGATCTGTTTTATCTATGTATATGATGAATTCCTGTGTGATGAACTTTGTAGCGGGAACTATGTTGTTTAATTTGCAGTAAGCTTTCGTGGGATCTGTTCTGCTGGGGAGCATCACTTCCCGCAAAATCGTTTTAGGGGGTAAAACGATTTTGCGGTGGGAATATAGCGCATCTGCTAGTTGCTCTTACAGGTAGCCCTGTACTGAAATACAGACTGGTATATTGGCTTAGGTGATGACCGACGCCTGCGTTGGAGCTGTGCATGTAATACAGATTGACATTGTACAGGTGTCATACTAATAGAAATATTCTGTTTCCATTTTGATGTGAATATAATGACACACCCTTGCCCTTTGAATTTGGGTAGATAAGGAGGTGTGGCATGCCACAATTATGGCAGCAAACCATACAGTTGCCACATCTTTGGCAGTATATGGCTATTGTATATCCATAAAGGTTGCAGAGTGAACAGCAAATATAGATATGACCCTAGAGGGAAAAGCTGCATTTTCTTAATATCAATCCGTGAAGGTTTTCTACAATATAGTGATGGAAAAGATTcttagaagcagctgcgtgctcttGGATGTGTGTTGCCTTAACATGCCATTTTTGTTTACTTTTGAGTAAGAAGAGCGTAGTGTTATGGTTAGAGATTTGCGACCATCCATAGAGCTGATTACTGTCCCTCCTTATTTTCTGCAACTAAATATATCCTGGTAATATATGTTATTTCTTGTTTATTGGAGTCTTATCATTTCCTGTCTCCAGTACGATGAGTGCATTGAGGACTGTGATAAGGCTGTGGAGAGGGGAAGAGAACTTCGTGCTGATTTCAAGATGGTTGCAAGGGCACTAACAAGAAAAGGAACTGCTCTGGCCAAACTTGCTAAGAACTCCAAGGACTATGATATTGCCATTGAGACTTTCCAGAAGGCTCTAACTGAGCATCGGAATCCAGACACTCTTAAAAGGCTAAATGAGGCTGAGAAGGCAAAGAAAGACTTGGAGCAACAAGAGTATTATGACCCGAAGTTAGCTGATGAGGAGAGGGAGAAAGGTAAGAGTGGCATTGCGTTGTCATCATTAGTCTTCCATGCTCCTTTCATCTTCTTCTGGTAGTATCTGTTTGTTGCAGAtttatctttagagttgctttttaTGCTCGTCGCAGGCTTGCTTATCTGATGGTTTTGTAGGTAATGAGAtgttcaagcagcagaagtatccaGAAGCAATAAAGCATTACAATGAGGCTATCAGGAGGAACCCGAAGGATGCTAGGGTAAACTTTTTTAGTCCCTGTTGGTTGTTTTTCTTTGAAGTAGCTTAAGTATAGGACCTTAGTAAGTCCCGAACATTCGGAATTTAAGCATGTCATCCCAAACATTTtttgatggcaactttagttgcTACGAGGTGGCAACTTTGTTCCAGTTCGATTTTTTATCAGAAAATTGCCATGTTTGTCAAAATCGCcttaactaaagttgccatgaaaaGAGTTCGGATTAGCATGCTTAAAAatcgaacgttcgggatttatctatTCCATAAGTATATATGCGACGGAAAAGTTTGTTTCATTGTTCCAATATATGGAACCTCTGGGACAGTGTGATGATAGAGGTAGTTGCAAGTTTTGCAACTCTACAACATATGGAACTCAGCAGATTGTAGACCACTGAAATATGTATGTTTGCTTTAAAGTGTCCTGTTTTTCGTATCACTTGGCACTTCTTTCATAGGCCTTTAACAATTTTGAAATTGCACCTGAACTTCAATCAACTCTCAGCTGCTGCCCCCTTTTCCTTTTGTTGTCATGTACGCCTGTTTATTGCATTTGTTGACTGCAGTTGTGTATTGTCTTGTCTATCATTCTACATATGTTTGTTACAGTTTTAACTGTTTTAATGGTTTACCACTTCACCTACAGGTGTACAGTAATAGGGCTGCATGCTACACCAAGTTGGGAGCCATGCCTGAAGGTCTTAAAGACGCAGAGAAGTGTATTGAGCTAGACCCAACCTTCACCAAAGGGTATACAAGAAAAGGTGCAGTTCAGTTTTTCATGAAGGAATATGAAAAGGCAATGGAAACTTACCAGGCTGGGTTGAAGCATGACCCGAATAACCAGGAACTGCTTGATGGTATAAGGAGGTAACGAAGTTATGCCATATAACCATTTAGTCTAGTCACTTTATGTTTTGAAAATATGCATAAACAAACTTATATGCTGTTGGCCTTTGCAGGTGTGTTGAGCAGATCAACAAGGCTAACAGGGGTGACATAAGTCAGGAAGATTTGCAGGAGAAACAGGTAAACCTCTTGATGCACTTCATTGGTTCTTTATGTTGGCTGTTTCAAAAACTCAACATCACTAACCGTCCTTGTTATTTTTGTAGAGTAAAGCTATGCAGGACCCGGAAATCCAGAACATCCTTACCGATCCTATCATGCGACAGGTATCATCGAATCTCAGTTCGTTGTGAGAGTAATGCCACTCGGTCTATTTGTTCATACAAATGACGCTGGAAATGTTTTGCAGGTGTTGATGGATTTCCAGGAGAACCCTAGGGCTGCTCAGGATCATCTGAAGGACCCTGGAGTAGCACAGAAGATCCAAAAGCTCATAAACGCTGGAATAGTCCAAACGAGATGATCAAGCAAAGCTAGAAAGAAGCCAGGGGCGTTTGTATTGAAATTGTGCTCGGTTGTGTCACCACTGTACACTGCTTCTCTGCCCAGTGTGAACGAACTTCTATTGTATGCCATGGGGCTTTTCAGTTGGATTCGTGAGTACAGCCAGCCACATCGTTTTTCCTGTTTACGGCTATTATGTTACAGTTTTATGCGGGCAATATCCCATGTTATTACTTGTAGCCGTTTCCGCCTTCACTGTGGACAAAGAGAACAATGGAGTGTTATTGTATTTTATTTCTTGCTCTAGGAAAATGCTGTCAATGGAGAAAATTCATTGTCGCCTATTGTGTGGATGATACTTTATTTTGATGCGGAGCTCTTTGCATTTCAGAAATGTGGGTTTCTTCGTAGCTGGCGCCAAGCACTAATTATTTCGACTGATTCCTTCTCTATTGTACAATCACGAGTTTGAGCTCTGTTTCCTTCTCTATTATACAATCACGAGTTTGAGCTCTGTTCAAGAAGGAAGTCTGAAGCATTGACTGAGAATGAGTCAAATAAGTGAATGGTGAAAATCAGCGCACGAACTTCATTTTTGATACTAAAGATTAGGTGGGCAGCACGCCAAAGAGAATCGTATTGAAGCTGGCATGTTTTGTAGACACGGGAAGTTTCACATGACACGAATGAACATGGTGCCCGAAGCCGAGGAACAAGGATGCTCGACCTGAAACCAAGCATGAAACAACACCAGCATGATGCCCAACGTCGCCAAAGCAAACACCGGCGACGCCTTCATGAAGGAGATCGGCGCCTCAAGAACCGGACCTAGGGTTCGCAGATGAAGTCCGAGTAATCTCATAGCTGCCGGATCCGGATACGGAGGTGATGTGGCTAGGTCGATGGTCGAAATTGTCGTGTCGAAAACTGGGTTGATGGGGCTCTGGCACAAGAGTGAGGCATGGAAGTGTACAGGGTCGGGTCGGGGAGCCGACGAGGCAAAAAGGACTAGCGCAGGAAAACAACGGCGGCTGGCGACTTCGACAAGCTAGTCGCCGGCGAGAATGCAGATCCCAGCAGTCGGGCCGTAGCCGTCGGGGCGCGGCAAACCATGGACACTAGAGAATGCAGGCACAAGGCCGCCAAGGCCGGAGTAACGCAGGCAAAAGCCCGTTGCTAGGCGCCCCGTGCCCACCACACCACCAGGTCGGCGCGTCGCCAAAGGCAGACACCACCTGGGGAACAACCACCGTTGCCTCGACACGCTGCCACACCGGAGCCGCCACTACAGCTCGAAGGAAGGCGCCGTCGGAGATGAGGAGACACACATGCACGAGGCGGGCTCACAAGCTCGGATAA is drawn from Triticum dicoccoides isolate Atlit2015 ecotype Zavitan chromosome 6B, WEW_v2.0, whole genome shotgun sequence and contains these coding sequences:
- the LOC119322374 gene encoding vacuolar-processing enzyme beta-isozyme 1-like, translating into MAPRWCFALLLLLCAAADASKGKWDPVIRMPGEEEPATGDESSEKGEDGVGTRWAVLVAGSSGYGNYRHQADICHAYQILRKGGVKEENIVVFMYDDIANNLLNPRPGVIINHPEGEDVYAGVPKDYTGEAVTAKNFYAVLLGNKTAVTGGSKKVIDSKPNDHIFIYYSDHGGPGVLGMPNLPYLYAADFIKVLQEKHASNTYAKMVIYVEACESGSIFEGLMPADLNIYVTTASNAEESSWGTYCPGMEPSPPSEYITCLGDLYSISWMEDSETNNLKEETIKKQYEVVKKRTSDMNSYSAGSHVMEYGDKTFKDEKLYLYQGFNPANTNITNKLFLQAPKAAINQRDADLLFLWRRYELLHEKSKEKANVLREISETVAHRKHLDNSIDFIGKLLFGFENGPSELQAVRPSGKPLVDDWDCLKRMVRIFESHCGSLTQYGMKHMRAFANICNNGVSGTTMKEASIGACGVQNSARWSTLIQGYSA
- the LOC119323335 gene encoding hsp70-Hsp90 organizing protein-like, which produces MADEAKAKGNAAFSAGRFEEAAGHFSDAIALAPANHVLYSNRSAALASIHRYSDALADAEKTVELKPDWAKGYSRLGAAHLGLGDAASAAAAYEKGLALDPSNEGLKAGLADAKKAAAAPPRRAPSGGADAIGQMFQGPELWTKIASDPATRAYLDQPDFMQMLREVQRNPSSLNTYLSDPRMMQVLSLMLNIKIQTPQDSDFPQSSSPSQPPQQQKQQPETKAREMEPEPQPEPMEVSDEEKERKERKAAALKEKEAGNASYKKKDFETAIQHYTKALELDDEDISYLTNRAAVYIEMGKYDECIEDCDKAVERGRELRADFKMVARALTRKGTALAKLAKNSKDYDIAIETFQKALTEHRNPDTLKRLNEAEKAKKDLEQQEYYDPKLADEEREKGNEMFKQQKYPEAIKHYNEAIRRNPKDARVYSNRAACYTKLGAMPEGLKDAEKCIELDPTFTKGYTRKGAVQFFMKEYEKAMETYQAGLKHDPNNQELLDGIRRCVEQINKANRGDISQEDLQEKQSKAMQDPEIQNILTDPIMRQVLMDFQENPRAAQDHLKDPGVAQKIQKLINAGIVQTR